In Methanoregula sp., a single genomic region encodes these proteins:
- the thiM gene encoding hydroxyethylthiazole kinase gives MIPAQLSDLFARVRKNRPLVHHITNYVTVNDCANITICAGGAPIMADAIEEVAEMTGIVNALVLNIGTLNKLQVESMLAAGRKANERKIPIILDPVGAGATRFRTDTARRLLSELEITILKGNAGEIGILAGAEGKVRGVDSAGLAGDPVAIAKDFAQSAGITVVVSGASDIVTDGKRVLLVENGHPMMGGISGTGCMAASVTGAFAAESKDPVLAAAAALAAFGIAGERAAAGARGPYSFKVALFDELSGLKPAALQSEAKIRSV, from the coding sequence ATGATACCTGCTCAACTATCAGACCTGTTTGCCCGCGTGCGGAAGAACCGCCCGCTTGTCCACCATATCACCAACTACGTCACGGTCAATGACTGCGCAAATATCACGATCTGTGCCGGCGGTGCACCGATCATGGCAGATGCAATCGAGGAAGTAGCTGAGATGACCGGCATTGTCAATGCACTCGTGCTCAACATCGGGACGCTCAACAAGCTCCAGGTCGAATCAATGCTCGCGGCCGGCAGGAAGGCAAATGAGAGGAAGATCCCCATCATCCTCGATCCGGTCGGGGCAGGGGCAACCCGTTTCCGGACAGATACCGCCCGGCGCCTGCTCAGCGAACTGGAGATAACAATTCTCAAGGGAAATGCCGGGGAGATCGGCATACTTGCCGGCGCAGAAGGTAAGGTGCGGGGCGTGGATTCTGCAGGACTTGCCGGGGATCCTGTCGCGATTGCAAAGGATTTTGCCCAGTCTGCCGGCATCACCGTGGTTGTTAGCGGGGCCAGTGACATCGTAACCGATGGCAAACGTGTCCTGCTCGTAGAGAACGGTCACCCGATGATGGGCGGTATATCGGGTACCGGATGCATGGCGGCTTCGGTGACAGGAGCATTTGCTGCGGAATCCAAAGACCCCGTCTTAGCCGCAGCAGCAGCACTCGCCGCATTCGGCATTGCCGGGGAGCGGGCAGCAGCCGGGGCACGGGGGCCGTACTCGTTCAAGGTTGCCCTCTTCGATGAACTCTCAGGACTTAAACCCGCAGCACTCCAGTCTGAAGCAAAGATCAGATCCGTTTGA